In Acidimicrobiia bacterium, one DNA window encodes the following:
- the tal gene encoding transaldolase — protein sequence MASNIAALNDFGQSPWYDNLTRELLQDGGLAKLFKDDGIRGVTSNPTIFEKAMGTGDVYDEGLATCAKDGLGIEESYWRLVTEDVASAADLLRPVYEASGAADGFVSLEVSPDLAHDTGGTCAQAKELFEDLGRPNVMIKVPATKEGLPAITATIAEGINVNVTLIFALQRHAEVIDAYLTGLEQLAAANGDLARVSSVASFFVSRVDTETDRRLPEGHELRGKTAVANAKLAYRLFTESFAGERWEALATKGARLQRPLWASTSTKNPDYPPTLYVDELIGKHTVNTLAQASVDALHEGKATLRADTVEHDVASAHQVIDALADAGVDFDDVTATLEREGVASFSASFHDAFNTLEKKRAEVT from the coding sequence ATGGCGTCGAACATCGCTGCGCTCAACGACTTCGGCCAGAGCCCCTGGTACGACAACCTCACGCGCGAGCTGCTGCAGGACGGAGGGCTCGCCAAGCTCTTCAAGGACGACGGCATCCGGGGCGTCACGTCGAATCCCACGATCTTCGAGAAGGCGATGGGCACAGGTGACGTCTACGACGAAGGCTTGGCGACGTGTGCGAAGGACGGTCTGGGGATCGAGGAGTCGTATTGGCGTCTCGTCACCGAAGACGTCGCGAGCGCGGCCGACCTGCTCCGGCCGGTGTACGAAGCCTCGGGCGCCGCCGATGGATTCGTCTCGCTGGAGGTGTCGCCCGACCTGGCGCACGACACCGGCGGCACCTGCGCACAGGCCAAGGAGCTGTTCGAGGATCTCGGGCGACCCAACGTGATGATCAAGGTCCCAGCGACCAAGGAAGGGCTTCCTGCGATCACGGCCACGATCGCCGAGGGGATCAACGTGAACGTCACCCTCATCTTCGCGTTGCAACGCCACGCTGAGGTGATCGACGCCTACCTGACTGGTCTCGAGCAGTTGGCGGCAGCGAATGGCGATCTCGCCCGCGTGTCGTCGGTGGCCTCCTTCTTCGTGAGCCGCGTCGACACCGAGACCGACCGACGCCTCCCAGAGGGTCACGAGCTGCGCGGCAAGACCGCAGTCGCCAACGCCAAGCTCGCCTACCGGTTGTTCACTGAGTCGTTCGCCGGTGAGCGCTGGGAGGCACTCGCCACGAAGGGCGCCCGACTGCAGCGTCCACTTTGGGCATCGACCTCGACGAAGAACCCGGACTATCCCCCGACGCTCTACGTCGACGAGCTCATCGGGAAACACACCGTGAACACGCTCGCGCAGGCGTCGGTCGACGCGCTCCACGAAGGCAAGGCCACACTGCGCGCCGACACCGTCGAGCACGACGTCGCCAGCGCGCACCAGGTCATCGACGCGCTTGCGGATGCCGGGGTTGACTTCGACGACGTAACGGCCACCCTCGAGCGCGAAGGCGTTGCGTCGTTCTCAGCCAGCTTCCACGACGCCTTCAACACCCTCGAGAAGAAGCGCGCAGAAGTTACGTAG
- a CDS encoding uracil-DNA glycosylase family protein, whose protein sequence is MDRDTVDVYEQRAQEWRDRRPARFPERARALGEEVRRGAARIDVGCGAGLHLEHLGNPVVALDAAYAMVALARDAAPDALPMQADLEALPFRRGSVGGSWARASYLHVRRARLPYALMELHRALEVSAPAAFTFRPGSNEGEIPDDEFAGRLFAEWDTEPLRDVVVGAGFTVDEMVLEGEWINVHATRARTLPDFVRPDMELLVCGLNPSEYAADVGVGFARPGNRFWPAALAAGLVSRDREPAHALSEHGMGMTDLVKRATKSADALSKADYIDGVARVERLVRWLQPNAVCFVGFAGWRAAIDPKAKAGEQRQGFGHRPVYVMPNPSGINANATLDDITEHLRAAAALATRST, encoded by the coding sequence GTGGATCGAGACACCGTCGACGTGTACGAGCAACGAGCGCAGGAGTGGCGCGATCGTCGGCCAGCGCGCTTTCCGGAGCGCGCGCGAGCGTTGGGCGAAGAGGTGAGGCGCGGGGCCGCGCGGATCGATGTCGGCTGTGGAGCCGGTCTCCACCTCGAGCATCTCGGGAATCCGGTCGTGGCGCTGGACGCGGCGTACGCCATGGTTGCGCTCGCTCGGGACGCGGCACCTGATGCACTCCCGATGCAAGCCGATCTCGAGGCACTTCCGTTCCGGCGAGGCAGCGTCGGGGGCTCATGGGCGCGGGCGAGCTATCTCCATGTGCGCCGGGCGCGCCTCCCGTACGCCCTCATGGAGCTGCATCGCGCGCTCGAGGTGAGCGCCCCCGCCGCGTTCACGTTCCGACCCGGATCGAACGAAGGCGAGATCCCCGACGACGAGTTCGCAGGGCGACTCTTCGCCGAATGGGACACGGAGCCGTTGCGCGACGTCGTGGTCGGTGCCGGCTTCACGGTCGACGAGATGGTGCTCGAAGGCGAATGGATCAACGTGCACGCGACACGAGCACGAACCCTCCCTGACTTTGTCCGGCCAGACATGGAGTTGTTGGTCTGTGGCCTGAATCCGAGCGAATACGCGGCGGATGTCGGTGTCGGCTTCGCCCGGCCCGGCAACCGCTTCTGGCCCGCGGCGTTGGCTGCCGGACTGGTCTCTCGTGACCGTGAGCCCGCGCACGCGCTCAGCGAGCACGGGATGGGGATGACGGACCTCGTGAAGCGGGCCACGAAGTCGGCCGACGCGCTGTCCAAGGCCGACTACATCGACGGCGTTGCCCGCGTCGAGCGCCTCGTCCGATGGCTTCAGCCGAACGCGGTGTGCTTCGTCGGCTTCGCCGGCTGGCGCGCGGCGATCGACCCGAAGGCGAAGGCGGGGGAGCAGAGGCAAGGCTTCGGTCACCGACCGGTCTACGTCATGCCCAACCCGAGCGGGATCAACGCCAACGCAACCCTCGACGACATCACCGAGCACTTGCGCGCCGCGGCGGCGCTTGCGACACGCTCTACGTAA
- the pgl gene encoding 6-phosphogluconolactonase codes for MEGTIEVVPDVAQAFAALLVAEAPRSLALSGGDTARRSYELLVTADLDWAKVDVLFGDERWVPLGDPDSNEGMARVSFLDQVGPHEVHSMREAGTTPETAALAYDELLQGLPTLDVVHLGLGEDAHTASLFPGSPALDESARLVVATGDELHPHRRLTFTFPAIARSRLVVFTVSGPEKRDAFSRVRRDEPVPAARVRAERIVWLVDDAVVADS; via the coding sequence GTGGAGGGCACGATCGAGGTGGTTCCCGATGTCGCGCAGGCATTCGCCGCGCTCCTCGTCGCCGAGGCACCGCGCTCGCTCGCACTGTCAGGCGGCGACACGGCTCGTCGCTCCTACGAGCTCCTCGTCACCGCGGACCTGGACTGGGCCAAGGTCGATGTGCTCTTCGGCGACGAGCGGTGGGTTCCGCTCGGTGATCCCGACTCGAACGAAGGCATGGCCCGCGTCAGCTTCCTCGATCAGGTGGGACCACACGAGGTGCACTCGATGCGAGAGGCGGGGACGACGCCGGAGACAGCGGCTTTGGCGTACGACGAGCTACTTCAGGGCTTGCCCACACTCGACGTCGTGCATCTCGGCCTCGGCGAGGATGCCCACACCGCGTCGCTCTTCCCAGGGTCCCCCGCACTCGACGAGTCCGCACGCCTGGTCGTCGCGACCGGAGACGAGCTTCATCCACACCGGAGGCTGACGTTCACCTTCCCGGCGATTGCACGATCTCGGCTCGTCGTCTTCACGGTGTCCGGCCCCGAGAAGCGCGACGCGTTCTCCCGGGTTCGTCGCGACGAGCCCGTCCCGGCGGCGAGGGTGAGGGCCGAGCGCATCGTCTGGCTCGTCGATGATGCGGTCGTCGCCGACTCTTGA
- the cofH gene encoding 5-amino-6-(D-ribitylamino)uracil--L-tyrosine 4-hydroxyphenyl transferase CofH, which produces MLSRLDALHLTHASPAELFPDAARLRDAGHGDRITFSPKVFIPLTMLCRDRCGYCTFAKPPARLASPYLSIDEVLAIARSGADLGCHEALFTLGEAPEDRYPAARAWLDGHGYSSTVDYLAVAARAVLDETGLLPHANAGALTRSELELLREISPSQGMMLETLAARLAESGGPHHGAPDKTPERRLATLEAAGLAGVPFTTGILVGIGETRDERLDALLAIRESHERHGHVQEVIIQNFLPKAGTAMHRHPACDPDEMIWTVAAARLVLGAAMHLQAPPNLADDLGRLIEAGIDDWGGVSPVTPDHVNPERPWPALDRLRHATEAAGKVLAPRLTIYPEYATTAERWLHADTVAAVIRASDSEALARDGMWVAGGDESPPHVLPAPIPTRAGGPVGEVLAGVLNGEEVDVDEIVTLLSARGSEVTRVAEVADQLRFDAVGDAVTFVRNRNVNYTNVCTFKCRFCAFSKGPLSLNLRGAPYLLELEEIQRRVVEAVDHGATEVCLQGGIHPDFDGDYYVDVARAVKEVAPTIHVHGFTALEVTEGARRLGMPLRDYLLVLKDAGLASLPGTAAEILDDEVRAVICPDKVTTEEWLEVHRVAHSIGLRSNITIMFGTVERPVHVARHMVRTRAVQKQTGGFTEFVPLPFVHMATPIYLQKRARRGPTFREVLLVHAVGRIAYRGWIDNVQVSWVKVGIGGARQALVAGCNDLGGTLMDENISRAAGASHGQEIDDSDLRSIVEPIGRHLEQRTTLYGRTQTLGRRLRARESVPIPVTSVTGVLA; this is translated from the coding sequence ATGTTGAGCCGTCTCGACGCGCTCCACCTCACGCACGCGTCCCCTGCCGAGCTGTTCCCCGACGCTGCACGACTTCGCGACGCCGGTCACGGCGATCGCATCACGTTCTCGCCCAAGGTCTTCATCCCGCTCACGATGCTCTGCCGCGATCGGTGCGGCTACTGCACCTTCGCCAAGCCACCGGCTCGGCTCGCGTCGCCGTACCTTTCGATCGACGAGGTGCTCGCGATCGCACGCAGTGGGGCCGACCTCGGCTGTCACGAGGCATTGTTCACGCTCGGTGAAGCACCCGAAGACCGCTACCCCGCGGCGCGTGCCTGGCTCGATGGGCACGGCTACTCATCCACCGTCGACTACCTCGCGGTTGCTGCTCGTGCCGTCCTCGACGAGACCGGTCTGCTTCCGCACGCCAACGCGGGCGCGCTCACGCGATCGGAGCTGGAGCTGCTTCGGGAGATCAGCCCGTCACAAGGGATGATGCTCGAGACCCTCGCCGCGCGTCTCGCCGAATCCGGAGGCCCGCACCACGGTGCGCCTGACAAGACGCCCGAACGCCGGCTCGCGACGCTCGAGGCGGCCGGACTCGCGGGCGTGCCGTTCACCACCGGGATCCTCGTCGGCATCGGCGAGACACGTGACGAGCGCCTCGACGCCCTGCTCGCGATCCGCGAGTCGCACGAGCGCCACGGACACGTGCAAGAGGTCATCATCCAGAACTTCCTGCCTAAGGCGGGGACGGCGATGCACCGCCACCCCGCGTGCGATCCCGATGAGATGATCTGGACCGTGGCCGCGGCACGGCTCGTGCTCGGTGCGGCGATGCACCTCCAGGCGCCTCCGAACCTCGCAGATGATCTCGGCCGGCTGATCGAAGCGGGCATCGACGACTGGGGTGGCGTCTCACCGGTCACACCCGACCACGTGAACCCCGAGCGACCATGGCCTGCTCTCGATCGGCTCCGGCATGCAACCGAGGCCGCGGGCAAGGTGCTCGCCCCGCGCCTCACCATCTATCCCGAGTACGCCACTACCGCAGAGCGCTGGCTCCACGCCGACACCGTTGCCGCGGTGATCCGCGCCTCCGACTCAGAAGCGCTGGCACGCGACGGCATGTGGGTAGCCGGAGGCGATGAGTCACCACCACACGTCCTCCCGGCACCGATCCCGACGCGGGCGGGTGGACCGGTCGGCGAAGTGCTCGCGGGCGTGCTCAACGGTGAGGAAGTCGATGTCGACGAGATCGTGACGTTGCTCAGCGCTCGCGGCTCCGAGGTGACGCGGGTCGCGGAGGTCGCTGATCAGCTGCGTTTCGATGCCGTCGGCGACGCCGTGACGTTCGTGCGCAACCGGAACGTCAACTACACGAACGTGTGCACGTTCAAGTGCCGATTCTGCGCGTTCTCCAAGGGTCCGCTCTCGCTCAACCTACGAGGTGCGCCGTACCTCCTGGAGCTCGAAGAGATCCAGCGCCGAGTCGTGGAGGCAGTCGACCACGGGGCAACCGAGGTGTGTCTCCAAGGCGGCATCCACCCCGACTTCGACGGCGACTACTACGTCGACGTGGCGCGCGCTGTGAAAGAGGTCGCACCGACCATCCATGTGCATGGTTTCACTGCTTTGGAGGTCACCGAGGGCGCTCGTCGTCTGGGCATGCCGCTCCGCGACTACCTCCTCGTGCTCAAGGACGCAGGCTTGGCCAGCCTGCCGGGCACCGCGGCCGAGATCCTCGACGACGAGGTGCGCGCCGTGATCTGCCCGGACAAGGTCACGACCGAAGAGTGGCTCGAAGTCCATCGGGTCGCGCACTCGATCGGGCTCCGCTCGAACATCACGATCATGTTCGGCACGGTCGAACGACCCGTCCACGTAGCGCGGCACATGGTGCGGACGCGTGCCGTGCAGAAGCAGACCGGAGGGTTCACCGAGTTCGTTCCGCTCCCGTTCGTACACATGGCTACGCCGATCTATCTCCAGAAGCGTGCTCGCCGCGGTCCGACCTTCCGCGAGGTGCTGCTCGTGCATGCGGTCGGCCGCATCGCGTACCGAGGTTGGATCGACAACGTGCAGGTCTCCTGGGTCAAGGTCGGGATTGGTGGGGCGCGGCAGGCGCTCGTTGCAGGCTGCAACGATCTCGGGGGCACGCTGATGGACGAGAACATCTCGCGCGCGGCGGGCGCGAGTCACGGACAAGAGATCGACGATTCCGATCTGCGATCGATCGTCGAGCCGATCGGTCGACACCTCGAACAGCGCACCACCCTCTACGGTCGCACCCAGACCTTGGGTCGACGTTTGCGCGCCCGCGAGTCGGTACCGATCCCGGTGACGAGCGTCACCGGCGTACTTGCCTGA
- a CDS encoding adenosine kinase produces the protein MTAPTRSLDVVGIGNALVDVLSHESDQFLEEHGLVKGGMSLADGARAHALYDDMGPATEISGGSAANTMVGIASFGGQTAFVGRVRDDELGDVFAHDIRAAGVRFETPAAREGLSTGRCLIVVTPDAERTLTTFLGAAAEIGPADVGHDLIASSQVTYLEGYLFDQPSAKDAFRFAARSAHDAGGRVALTLSDSFCVDRHRHDFLTLVEHEVDILFANEHEICALYEVDDFDTALQHVNHQCEVAALTRSAKGSVVVSGDETHVIDVHPVAGAVIDTTGAGDQYAAGFLFGFTHGYDLARCGRLGSLAASEVISHLGARPETSLADLGASLLR, from the coding sequence ATGACAGCACCGACTCGTTCGCTCGACGTCGTCGGGATCGGGAACGCCCTCGTCGACGTGCTGAGCCACGAGAGCGACCAGTTCCTCGAGGAGCACGGCCTCGTAAAGGGCGGCATGTCGCTCGCCGACGGCGCCCGAGCTCACGCGCTGTACGACGACATGGGCCCGGCAACGGAGATCTCCGGCGGCTCGGCCGCCAACACGATGGTCGGCATCGCGTCCTTCGGTGGACAGACGGCCTTCGTGGGTCGCGTTCGCGACGACGAGCTCGGCGATGTCTTCGCCCACGACATCAGGGCCGCAGGGGTGCGCTTCGAGACTCCTGCGGCCCGCGAGGGGCTCTCGACAGGGCGCTGCCTCATCGTCGTCACGCCCGACGCCGAACGCACCCTCACGACGTTTCTCGGAGCCGCAGCCGAGATCGGACCCGCGGATGTCGGGCATGACCTGATCGCGTCCTCACAGGTGACCTACCTAGAGGGCTATCTGTTCGACCAACCCTCCGCGAAAGACGCCTTCCGGTTCGCCGCCCGAAGTGCACACGATGCTGGCGGCCGTGTCGCGCTCACCCTCTCTGACTCCTTCTGCGTCGACCGTCACCGACATGACTTCCTCACGCTCGTCGAGCACGAGGTCGACATCCTCTTCGCCAACGAGCACGAGATCTGCGCCCTCTACGAAGTCGATGACTTCGACACCGCGCTCCAGCACGTGAACCACCAGTGCGAAGTTGCCGCGCTCACGCGCAGCGCCAAGGGCTCCGTCGTCGTGAGCGGCGACGAGACGCATGTGATCGACGTCCATCCGGTCGCGGGCGCCGTGATCGACACCACCGGTGCGGGCGATCAGTACGCGGCCGGCTTCCTCTTTGGTTTCACACACGGCTACGACCTCGCGCGCTGCGGCCGGCTCGGGAGCCTCGCCGCGAGCGAGGTGATCTCGCACTTGGGCGCGCGGCCAGAGACGTCACTGGCCGACTTGGGCGCGTCACTGCTCCGGTGA
- a CDS encoding TIGR00730 family Rossman fold protein, with translation MRFPRYRTGDAELDKAIAELVERAGTEPENADLVFELIASTLRLARDRADRGDLKMANAALKEMRSTFHVFEPYRSGLKVAMFGSARTQPDDPLYDQARRFAAAIAGRDWMVITGAGPGIMEAGIEGAGADRAFGVSIRLPFETATTQLVADDPKLINFRYFFTRKLAFIKEADGFVLLPGGFGTLDEAFELLTLVQTGKAQPGPIVLLDVPRGTYWTDWRTFVERELLARGYVSDHDLDMVLITDDVDAAVEEIVGFYANYHSQRFVDGRLVLRMQHAPDDARLRALTEEFTDIVARGEIERVDASGAEIADDDHVSLERVALWFNRHGWARLRALIDRVNEEKRDR, from the coding sequence GTGAGATTCCCCCGCTACCGCACGGGGGATGCCGAGCTCGACAAGGCGATCGCTGAGCTCGTCGAAAGGGCCGGCACTGAACCCGAGAATGCCGATCTCGTGTTCGAGCTCATCGCTTCGACGTTGCGACTGGCGCGTGATCGAGCGGACCGCGGCGACCTCAAGATGGCCAATGCCGCACTCAAAGAGATGCGCTCGACCTTCCACGTCTTCGAGCCGTACCGCTCGGGCCTGAAGGTCGCGATGTTCGGTTCGGCGCGCACACAACCCGACGATCCGCTGTACGACCAGGCGCGCCGTTTCGCCGCCGCGATTGCGGGGCGCGACTGGATGGTGATCACCGGGGCGGGCCCAGGGATCATGGAAGCCGGCATCGAGGGCGCCGGCGCCGACCGGGCGTTTGGCGTCAGCATCCGCCTCCCCTTCGAGACCGCGACGACCCAGCTCGTAGCGGACGACCCGAAGCTCATCAACTTCCGCTACTTCTTCACGCGCAAGCTCGCGTTCATCAAGGAAGCCGACGGCTTCGTGCTGCTGCCCGGCGGCTTCGGCACACTCGATGAGGCATTCGAGCTGCTGACCCTCGTGCAGACCGGCAAGGCGCAACCGGGACCGATCGTCCTGCTGGACGTGCCGAGAGGTACCTACTGGACCGACTGGCGCACGTTCGTGGAGCGCGAGCTCCTCGCCCGCGGTTACGTATCCGATCACGATCTCGACATGGTGCTGATCACCGATGATGTAGACGCGGCGGTCGAGGAGATCGTCGGATTCTACGCCAACTATCACTCGCAGCGGTTCGTCGACGGCCGGCTCGTGCTGAGGATGCAACACGCGCCCGACGATGCACGCCTTCGAGCGCTCACCGAAGAGTTCACCGACATCGTCGCTCGAGGCGAGATCGAACGGGTCGACGCCTCAGGCGCGGAGATCGCCGACGACGACCATGTTTCGCTCGAGCGGGTCGCGTTGTGGTTCAACCGGCACGGTTGGGCGCGGCTCCGCGCGCTCATCGATCGCGTCAACGAGGAGAAGAGGGACCGCTGA
- a CDS encoding FAD-binding protein — protein sequence MDLDLLAAEREVAAAVAAADVVDPVGSRIHREVGGPPPVGTEVRAPAGVVAYDPAELTVTVGAGTTVGELTAVLGEAGQECALDPRDPSSTIGGTLACGLSGWRRLRYGPLRDRVLEVRFANADGQLVRGGGPTVKNVTGYDMPRLLVGSLGTLGVLTRVILRCQPRPPEVRWGRTDEPPDAVRARCFRPSAVLWDGVTTSVLLEGHPDDVEQQRGEAGVEPLEAPPRLPDGEHRGRASVPPAQIGALGRALGALGNVRWLAESGVGTVHIACDEEGGLAAARRVAESTGGWLLREAGAPGLDGFGVGLPNAQLMTRIKHGFDPRGKFAPGRLPFALDAREAAST from the coding sequence GTGGATCTAGACCTCCTTGCCGCAGAGCGTGAGGTGGCGGCCGCCGTCGCCGCGGCCGACGTGGTCGATCCAGTCGGGTCGCGTATCCACCGAGAGGTCGGCGGCCCACCACCGGTCGGGACCGAAGTGCGTGCGCCAGCCGGTGTGGTCGCGTACGACCCCGCCGAGCTCACGGTGACGGTCGGTGCCGGCACCACCGTCGGCGAGCTGACTGCTGTGCTCGGTGAGGCGGGCCAGGAGTGCGCGCTCGACCCGCGCGACCCATCGTCGACGATCGGCGGGACATTGGCGTGCGGTCTGTCGGGTTGGCGACGGCTGCGGTACGGGCCGTTGCGCGACCGCGTCCTCGAAGTTCGCTTCGCCAACGCGGACGGGCAACTCGTGCGTGGAGGGGGACCCACGGTGAAGAACGTCACCGGGTACGACATGCCGCGTCTGCTCGTCGGCTCGCTCGGCACGCTCGGTGTGCTGACCCGCGTCATCCTTCGTTGTCAGCCTCGACCTCCGGAGGTGCGATGGGGTCGGACCGATGAGCCGCCAGACGCGGTTCGGGCGCGTTGCTTCCGGCCGTCCGCAGTGCTGTGGGACGGTGTCACGACCTCGGTGCTGCTCGAAGGCCATCCCGACGACGTCGAGCAACAGCGTGGGGAAGCCGGTGTCGAGCCGCTCGAAGCGCCGCCTCGCCTTCCTGACGGTGAGCACCGGGGGCGCGCCTCGGTCCCGCCAGCACAGATCGGCGCGCTCGGGCGCGCGCTGGGCGCGCTCGGCAACGTCCGTTGGCTGGCGGAGTCGGGAGTCGGCACCGTGCACATTGCCTGCGACGAGGAAGGCGGGCTCGCCGCGGCCAGAAGAGTCGCGGAGTCAACCGGTGGATGGTTGCTGCGTGAGGCAGGTGCTCCAGGCCTCGACGGGTTCGGAGTCGGGTTGCCCAACGCTCAGCTGATGACGCGGATCAAGCACGGGTTCGATCCACGCGGGAAGTTCGCGCCGGGTCGGCTGCCCTTCGCGCTGGATGCGCGCGAGGCTGCTTCGACGTGA
- a CDS encoding FAD-linked oxidase C-terminal domain-containing protein, which produces MRAEPLELSLYGRDAGVDVGEAAAVCFPATADQVIQAVRVAARHDRAFVARGSGTGLAGGATPVGRPLVIVTTHLNQVLEVDQDQRLAWVEPGVFNLDLSRAVQHLGLHYAPDPSSQQACTIGGNVATNAGGPHCLAYGVTAAHVLALDVVLADGSVAHLGGVEPDQPGYDLRGCFVGSEGTMGLATRIAVRLTPNPPAVRTLLLDFTSIEDAAATVSGVIAAGVVPAALEMMDAEITRAVEDFVGAGYPRDAAAVLLVELDGLEHGVEAQVEAVRTVGLEHRARTVRVAADESERALLWKGRKSAFGAIARIAPDYYLHDAVVPRTRLVDVLRQVYAIAAEQRLTMMNVFHAGDGNLHPLIVFDAREPGIWTRVHAAGDAILQACVDAGGVLSGEHGIGLEKREAMPMVFDAADLDAQARLRDAFDPSGRANPDKILPRGSRCGELAVVPEGAWI; this is translated from the coding sequence GTGCGAGCGGAGCCGCTCGAGCTGAGCCTCTACGGACGCGACGCAGGTGTGGATGTCGGCGAGGCCGCCGCCGTGTGCTTCCCGGCGACCGCCGACCAGGTGATCCAGGCAGTGCGTGTCGCGGCCCGCCACGACCGAGCGTTTGTGGCACGCGGGAGCGGTACCGGCCTGGCGGGCGGTGCAACGCCGGTCGGGAGACCGCTCGTCATCGTCACCACGCACCTCAACCAGGTGCTCGAGGTCGATCAGGACCAGCGGCTCGCGTGGGTCGAGCCGGGTGTGTTCAACCTCGACCTGAGCCGCGCCGTGCAGCACCTTGGTCTGCACTATGCGCCCGACCCGTCGTCACAGCAGGCCTGCACGATCGGCGGCAACGTGGCGACGAACGCCGGCGGACCTCATTGCCTCGCTTACGGCGTGACTGCGGCACATGTGCTCGCCCTCGATGTCGTGCTTGCGGACGGCTCGGTCGCCCATCTCGGTGGGGTCGAGCCCGACCAACCCGGCTACGACCTCCGCGGCTGCTTCGTGGGTAGTGAAGGCACAATGGGCTTGGCCACGCGCATCGCCGTGCGACTCACGCCGAATCCACCTGCGGTGCGCACGTTGCTCCTCGATTTCACTTCGATCGAGGACGCGGCTGCGACCGTGAGCGGCGTGATCGCGGCAGGTGTCGTTCCCGCGGCCCTGGAGATGATGGACGCCGAGATCACGCGCGCCGTCGAGGATTTCGTGGGGGCGGGCTACCCGCGCGATGCCGCCGCGGTCCTCCTCGTCGAGCTCGATGGCTTGGAGCATGGTGTCGAAGCCCAAGTGGAGGCGGTCCGTACCGTCGGTCTCGAGCACCGCGCGCGCACCGTCCGGGTGGCAGCCGACGAATCGGAGCGCGCGCTGCTCTGGAAAGGACGGAAGTCGGCCTTCGGGGCGATCGCGAGGATCGCTCCCGACTACTACCTCCACGACGCGGTGGTTCCCCGCACGCGTCTCGTGGACGTGCTCCGCCAGGTGTACGCCATCGCGGCAGAGCAGCGGCTCACGATGATGAACGTGTTTCATGCCGGCGACGGCAATCTTCACCCGCTCATCGTCTTCGACGCGCGAGAGCCGGGTATCTGGACGCGCGTGCATGCGGCCGGCGACGCCATCCTCCAGGCGTGCGTCGACGCCGGCGGTGTGCTGTCTGGTGAGCACGGCATCGGACTCGAGAAGCGCGAGGCGATGCCCATGGTGTTCGACGCCGCCGATCTCGATGCGCAGGCTCGGCTCCGCGACGCATTCGACCCGTCAGGTCGAGCCAACCCCGACAAGATCCTTCCGCGCGGCAGCCGATGCGGTGAGCTCGCGGTCGTCCCGGAGGGCGCGTGGATCTAG
- a CDS encoding co-chaperone GroES: protein MAENEDDVKQSIRMTADRILVRPSDEIGERKSRSGILIPATANVDRRLVWASVVAVGPTVRNVEEGDHVLFAPDSGYEVEIRADEYLILRERDVHAVASVRTEGETGLYL from the coding sequence ATGGCTGAGAACGAGGATGACGTCAAACAGTCGATTCGCATGACCGCGGATCGCATCCTCGTCCGTCCGTCGGATGAGATCGGCGAGCGCAAGTCGCGGTCCGGGATCCTGATCCCGGCGACAGCCAACGTCGATCGCCGGCTGGTCTGGGCCTCAGTCGTTGCGGTGGGCCCCACGGTGCGCAATGTCGAAGAAGGCGATCACGTGCTCTTCGCACCTGACAGTGGCTACGAAGTCGAGATCAGGGCCGACGAGTACCTCATCCTCCGTGAGCGTGATGTCCACGCGGTCGCGTCGGTGCGGACCGAAGGGGAGACGGGGCTCTACCTCTAG